A single region of the Paraburkholderia megapolitana genome encodes:
- a CDS encoding ABC transporter ATP-binding protein: protein MTSASPLVAATDIARRDPQHGRWLLHPASLALHGGERLSITGPSGSGKSVFLRALALLDPLDGGHVEWHGKRVARAAIPRYRRSIAYIRQRPALLDGTVEDNLRYPFTLRAYRDLQFERERVASLALQAGRDNDFLDRRASELSGGEAQIAALIRVLQLDPEVLLLDEPTASLDPASSHAIEGLIGAWFDAGTARDTARASVWVSHDPAQAERMSERHLSMQAGVLDEAPLISLDRERATR from the coding sequence ATGACTTCCGCGTCCCCTCTCGTTGCAGCAACCGACATCGCGCGCCGCGATCCGCAGCACGGCCGCTGGCTTCTGCATCCGGCCAGTCTCGCGCTACATGGCGGCGAGCGCCTGTCGATCACCGGGCCGTCGGGTTCGGGCAAGAGCGTGTTCCTGCGTGCGCTCGCACTGCTCGATCCGCTCGACGGCGGTCATGTCGAGTGGCACGGCAAACGCGTCGCGCGCGCAGCCATTCCGCGCTATCGCCGCAGCATCGCCTATATTCGTCAGCGGCCGGCGCTGCTCGACGGCACCGTCGAAGACAACCTGCGTTATCCGTTCACACTGCGCGCCTACCGCGACCTGCAGTTCGAGCGCGAGCGTGTCGCATCGCTCGCGCTACAGGCCGGCCGCGACAACGATTTCCTCGACCGGCGGGCAAGCGAGCTGTCCGGTGGCGAAGCGCAGATTGCTGCATTGATCCGCGTGTTGCAACTCGACCCTGAAGTGCTGCTGCTCGACGAGCCGACTGCTTCGCTCGACCCGGCATCATCGCATGCGATCGAGGGACTCATAGGCGCATGGTTCGACGCTGGCACAGCGAGAGACACGGCGCGTGCCTCGGTATGGGTATCGCACGATCCCGCCCAGGCCGAACGCATGAGCGAACGGCATCTGAGCATGCAAGCGGGTGTGCTCGATGAAGCTCCTCTGATTTCCCTGGACCGCGAGCGCGCCACACGATGA
- a CDS encoding type IV toxin-antitoxin system AbiEi family antitoxin domain-containing protein: MSDQNTGKLNLLLAELGDTSLVSSRWLRVHGYSNSLVARYVRSGWLVSPTRGVYMRKGGRLQWEGVVRSLQVGEGMPLHVGGRYALSLQGHEHYLRLGDAGTITLYGGQRPPAWLGNLSLAQRFEYLGKGPFDWPPVSFTAEVLATALSDQGLAWHQAAPGADALVCSTPERAILELCDDVSDAALIYEVDELMQAMTTLRPQRVGLLLRHCRSIKAKRLFLALAERHRHAWLSHVPLDSVDLGRGKRSLVPGGRLHPIYQITLPGDLDEHLA; the protein is encoded by the coding sequence ATGAGTGATCAAAATACAGGAAAATTAAACCTGCTGTTGGCCGAACTGGGCGATACGAGCCTGGTGTCGAGTCGCTGGTTGAGGGTTCATGGCTACTCTAACAGCCTCGTCGCGCGCTACGTGCGCAGCGGCTGGCTGGTGTCACCGACGCGCGGCGTCTACATGCGCAAGGGTGGGCGCCTGCAGTGGGAAGGCGTGGTTCGTAGCCTGCAGGTCGGCGAGGGCATGCCGCTGCACGTGGGGGGGCGCTATGCGCTAAGCCTGCAGGGGCACGAGCACTACCTGCGTCTAGGCGATGCCGGCACGATCACCCTGTATGGGGGGCAGCGGCCACCGGCATGGCTGGGCAATCTGTCTTTGGCGCAGCGCTTCGAGTATCTGGGCAAGGGGCCATTCGATTGGCCGCCGGTCTCGTTCACGGCGGAGGTACTGGCGACGGCGCTGTCCGACCAGGGGCTGGCGTGGCATCAGGCCGCGCCCGGCGCCGATGCGCTGGTTTGTTCCACGCCGGAACGCGCCATCCTGGAGTTGTGCGATGACGTGTCGGACGCTGCCTTGATCTACGAGGTGGATGAGCTGATGCAGGCGATGACCACCCTGCGGCCGCAGCGGGTCGGTTTGTTACTGCGCCATTGCCGCAGCATCAAGGCCAAACGGCTGTTCCTGGCGTTGGCCGAGCGCCATCGGCATGCATGGCTGTCGCATGTGCCGCTGGATAGCGTCGATCTGGGGCGGGGAAAACGCTCGCTAGTGCCTGGCGGCCGCTTGCATCCGATTTACCAGATTACCTTGCCGGGGGACCTCGATGAACACCTGGCTTGA
- a CDS encoding nucleotidyl transferase AbiEii/AbiGii toxin family protein, whose product MNTWLDRWDRRYTDRVRLLVEILPVLAQEPCFALKGGTAINLFEHDLPRLSVDIDLAWLPVHDYAEDARLIAEALGRLADMLRARPLQLQVQLSAGEGAGVTRLVASRGRARVQIETTPVMRGTVHPARDMVVRPRVQEVFGFASVQVLNFADLYAGKLAAALSRQHPRDLFDVGLLLEDERANQVLWRTFLVYLTCSPKPAWEMLAPRMPADFTATFEAHFRGMTAEPVEAEALLVIHEHLLSRVAGWLDEPSCAFLRSIEDERPDFDLIGLPHAAELPAVRHKLGNLARRTDAKRAADRSPLEETLVRIVGAR is encoded by the coding sequence ATGAACACCTGGCTTGATCGTTGGGATCGCCGTTACACCGACCGCGTACGACTGCTCGTCGAGATTTTGCCGGTGCTCGCGCAGGAGCCATGCTTTGCGCTCAAAGGCGGTACGGCGATCAACCTCTTCGAGCACGACCTGCCCCGGTTGTCGGTAGACATTGATCTAGCCTGGTTGCCGGTGCATGACTATGCCGAGGACGCGAGGCTCATTGCTGAAGCACTTGGGCGGCTGGCCGATATGTTGCGTGCCCGGCCCCTGCAGTTGCAGGTGCAATTGTCGGCGGGCGAGGGCGCAGGTGTCACCCGGCTGGTGGCCAGTCGTGGTCGTGCGCGTGTCCAGATCGAGACGACGCCGGTGATGCGCGGCACGGTTCATCCCGCGCGGGACATGGTGGTACGCCCGAGGGTCCAGGAGGTATTTGGCTTTGCTTCGGTGCAGGTGCTGAACTTCGCCGATCTCTATGCTGGCAAGCTGGCGGCGGCATTGTCGAGACAGCATCCGCGCGATCTTTTCGATGTCGGTTTATTGCTGGAAGACGAACGGGCGAATCAGGTGCTCTGGCGGACCTTCCTCGTCTATCTCACCTGTAGCCCCAAGCCTGCCTGGGAGATGCTGGCGCCTCGCATGCCTGCGGATTTCACAGCGACCTTCGAGGCTCACTTCAGGGGTATGACGGCTGAACCTGTCGAAGCCGAAGCCTTGCTGGTCATCCATGAGCACCTGTTGTCGCGTGTGGCCGGGTGGCTGGACGAGCCGTCGTGTGCGTTTTTGCGATCCATCGAAGATGAGCGGCCAGACTTCGATCTAATCGGACTTCCGCACGCTGCCGAACTACCGGCCGTGCGGCACAAACTGGGCAACCTGGCACGGCGCACCGACGCCAAGCGTGCCGCGGATCGGAGTCCGCTGGAAGAAACGCTGGTGCGGATCGTCGGTGCCAGATGA
- a CDS encoding zinc-binding alcohol dehydrogenase family protein — MKAIGLHRYLPIDHPEALLDVELPQPQASGRDLLVKVEAISVNPVDYKVRSPKDAVEKTPRVLGWDAAGTVAAVGPEVTLFKVGDPVFYAGSITRPGANSEYHLVDERIVGRKPASLDFAHAAALPLTAITAWEALFDRLGVSPQGEDEGRSVLIIGGAGGVGSIGIQLAKQLGKLKVIATASRPASAKWATELGADHIVDHFGDMPAQLKQFGIEQVDYVLIFNDTDTHFPAAAAVVKPQGGICTIVENSKPVEIELLKLKSAAFHWEFMFTRSMFGTPDMIEQHKLLTEVARLVDAGTLRTTVGENLGPINADNVRRAHRMLEEGRAIGKLVLSGF; from the coding sequence ATGAAAGCCATAGGTCTGCATCGCTATCTGCCCATCGATCACCCCGAAGCGCTGCTCGACGTCGAACTGCCGCAACCGCAGGCAAGCGGTCGCGATCTGCTCGTGAAGGTCGAGGCCATTTCCGTGAATCCCGTCGATTACAAGGTGCGTTCGCCGAAGGACGCCGTCGAGAAAACGCCGCGCGTGCTCGGCTGGGACGCGGCCGGCACGGTCGCCGCAGTCGGTCCCGAGGTGACGCTGTTCAAGGTCGGCGATCCGGTGTTCTATGCGGGCAGCATTACGCGGCCCGGTGCGAACAGCGAATATCACCTGGTGGACGAGCGCATCGTCGGGCGCAAGCCGGCTTCACTCGATTTTGCACACGCTGCCGCGTTGCCGCTCACCGCAATCACCGCGTGGGAAGCGCTATTTGACCGGCTTGGTGTATCGCCGCAGGGCGAGGATGAAGGGCGCTCGGTGCTGATCATCGGCGGGGCGGGTGGGGTCGGCTCGATCGGCATCCAGCTCGCGAAGCAGCTCGGCAAGCTGAAGGTGATCGCAACCGCGTCGCGGCCAGCGTCGGCGAAGTGGGCCACCGAACTGGGCGCGGACCATATCGTCGATCACTTCGGCGACATGCCCGCACAGTTGAAGCAATTCGGTATCGAGCAGGTCGACTATGTGCTGATATTCAACGATACGGACACGCATTTTCCCGCAGCGGCAGCGGTGGTGAAACCGCAGGGCGGCATCTGCACGATCGTCGAGAACAGCAAGCCGGTCGAGATCGAACTGTTGAAGTTGAAGAGCGCGGCGTTCCACTGGGAATTCATGTTCACGCGCTCGATGTTCGGCACACCCGACATGATCGAACAGCACAAGCTGCTGACCGAAGTGGCGCGACTCGTCGATGCAGGCACGCTGCGCACGACCGTCGGCGAGAACCTGGGCCCGATCAATGCCGACAACGTGCGGCGCGCGCACCGGATGCTCGAGGAAGGGCGCGCGATCGGCAAGCTGGTGCTGAGCGGGTTCTGA
- the serB gene encoding phosphoserine phosphatase SerB, giving the protein MNLVIQSLTPIGPEHHKPLVGLARGKHATVIDTQAIRIDGADPAQRGDLDVYCHTHELDYAFVEPGKHLRDFGLLTMDMDSTLITIECIDEIADFCGLKAEVAAITEASMRGEIKDFNESLTRRVALLKGLDASALERVYDERLQLSPGAERMLAGVKATGLKTLLVSGGFTFFTEKLRARLGLDFTHANTLEIVDGKLTGRVTGEIVNAEVKARTLRDTCAQLGIEPSRAIAMGDGSNDLKMMAVAGLSVAFRAKPVVREAASVAFDHVGLDGLLRLF; this is encoded by the coding sequence ATGAACCTCGTCATCCAAAGTCTCACGCCAATCGGTCCGGAACATCACAAGCCGCTCGTCGGGCTTGCACGTGGCAAACATGCGACGGTCATCGATACGCAGGCGATCCGCATCGACGGCGCCGACCCTGCGCAGCGCGGCGATCTCGACGTGTACTGTCACACGCACGAACTCGACTATGCGTTCGTCGAGCCGGGCAAGCACCTGCGCGACTTTGGGCTGTTGACGATGGACATGGATTCGACGCTGATCACGATCGAATGCATCGACGAGATTGCGGATTTCTGCGGCCTGAAGGCGGAAGTCGCGGCCATTACCGAGGCATCGATGCGCGGCGAGATCAAGGACTTCAACGAGAGCCTGACGCGCCGCGTCGCATTGCTCAAGGGACTCGACGCAAGCGCGCTCGAACGTGTCTACGACGAGCGGCTGCAGCTATCGCCGGGCGCGGAGCGAATGCTGGCCGGCGTGAAAGCCACCGGCCTGAAAACCCTGCTCGTGTCCGGCGGCTTCACGTTCTTCACCGAGAAACTGCGTGCGCGCCTCGGCCTCGATTTCACGCACGCGAATACGCTTGAAATCGTCGACGGCAAGCTGACGGGTCGTGTCACCGGCGAGATCGTCAATGCGGAAGTGAAAGCGCGGACATTGCGCGACACGTGCGCGCAACTCGGCATCGAGCCGTCGCGCGCGATTGCGATGGGCGACGGTTCAAACGACCTGAAGATGATGGCAGTAGCCGGACTATCGGTTGCGTTCCGCGCCAAGCCCGTCGTGCGCGAAGCGGCCAGCGTTGCATTCGATCACGTTGGGCTCGACGGGCTGCTGCGGTTGTTCTGA
- the bktB gene encoding beta-ketothiolase BktB, producing MQRDVVVASGVRTAIGDFGGGLKDFSPTDLGARVVREVLSRANVAGDEVGHVVFGNVVHTEPKDMYLARVAAINGGVAQHAPALTVNRLCGSGLQAIVSAAQGILLGDADIAIGGGAENMSRAPYTMPAARFGQRMGDARIVDMMLGALNDPFQSIHMGVTAENVAQKYGISRDAQDALALESHRRAAHAIESGYFTEQILPVSLASKKGDTLFVTDEHVRMNATADDFAKLRPVFAKENGTVTAGNASGINDAAAAVVLMERSVAERRGIKPLARLVAYAHAGVDPAYMGIGPVPATRKVLERAGLTVADLDVIEANEAFAAQACAVTQELGLDPAKVNPNGSGISLGHPIGATGALITVKALYELQRIGGRYALVTMCIGGGQGIAAIFERL from the coding sequence ATGCAACGTGACGTGGTGGTGGCAAGCGGCGTACGTACCGCAATTGGCGACTTCGGCGGTGGCCTGAAGGATTTCTCTCCCACCGATCTCGGCGCGCGGGTCGTGCGCGAAGTGCTGTCGCGCGCGAACGTCGCGGGCGACGAAGTCGGCCACGTCGTATTCGGCAACGTCGTGCATACCGAGCCGAAAGACATGTACCTCGCTCGCGTGGCGGCCATCAACGGCGGCGTGGCGCAGCATGCGCCCGCACTCACGGTGAACCGTCTGTGCGGCTCCGGCCTGCAGGCCATCGTGTCGGCGGCGCAGGGCATCCTGCTCGGCGATGCGGATATCGCGATCGGCGGCGGTGCCGAGAACATGAGCCGTGCGCCGTACACGATGCCGGCCGCACGCTTCGGACAGCGCATGGGCGATGCGCGCATCGTCGACATGATGCTCGGCGCGCTGAACGATCCGTTCCAGTCGATTCACATGGGCGTGACCGCAGAAAATGTCGCGCAGAAATACGGCATTAGCCGCGATGCGCAGGATGCCCTGGCACTCGAGTCGCACCGCCGCGCGGCACACGCAATCGAGTCCGGTTACTTCACCGAGCAGATCCTGCCGGTTTCGCTCGCATCGAAGAAGGGCGATACGCTTTTCGTAACCGACGAGCATGTGCGTATGAACGCGACCGCTGACGATTTCGCGAAGCTACGCCCTGTGTTCGCAAAAGAAAACGGCACGGTGACAGCGGGCAACGCATCGGGGATCAACGATGCAGCCGCGGCGGTCGTGCTGATGGAGCGCAGTGTGGCTGAGCGACGCGGCATCAAGCCGCTCGCGCGGCTCGTCGCCTATGCGCATGCCGGCGTGGACCCGGCCTACATGGGCATCGGCCCGGTCCCGGCCACGCGCAAGGTGCTCGAACGCGCGGGACTGACCGTTGCCGATCTCGACGTAATCGAAGCGAACGAGGCGTTTGCCGCCCAGGCGTGCGCGGTGACCCAGGAACTGGGCCTCGATCCCGCGAAGGTCAATCCGAACGGCTCGGGCATTTCGCTCGGTCACCCGATCGGAGCGACCGGTGCGCTGATCACCGTGAAGGCGCTGTACGAACTGCAACGTATCGGCGGACGTTATGCGCTCGTGACGATGTGTATCGGCGGCGGGCAGGGCATCGCTGCGATATTCGAACGGCTCTGA
- a CDS encoding cystathionine beta-lyase: MTKSHSSHELQTRIVHPEDDLPPGYASFSVPVTRASTVVFPDLATMRALDWRNDAAWRYGLHATPTSMTLAQRLAALEGGNHALLQPSGLSAISNVYFGLVKAGDDVLIPDNVYSPNRDHGDWLAKDFGITARYYDPMIGAGIADLILPNTRLIWIEAPGSVTMEVPDVPAITAAARARGVVTAIDNTWSAGLAFRPFDHGVDISVQALTKYQSGGADVLMGATITVDRELHLKLKLARMRMGIGVSADDCSLVLRSLPSMKVRFEQHDRTALALAQWLKTRPEIAAVLHPALPDCPGHEFYKRDFSGAGGLFSVVFDERYSAAQIDTFCESLELFAIGWSWGAAQSLAMPYDIASMRTEAQWPHRGTLVRFFIGLEEEADLRADIEARLVALT, translated from the coding sequence ATGACGAAATCCCATTCCAGCCACGAGCTGCAAACGCGCATCGTGCATCCGGAGGACGATCTGCCGCCGGGCTACGCCTCGTTCTCGGTGCCGGTGACGCGTGCATCGACGGTTGTGTTTCCCGATCTTGCAACGATGCGCGCACTCGACTGGCGCAACGATGCCGCATGGCGCTACGGCCTGCACGCCACGCCGACCTCGATGACGCTCGCGCAGCGTCTTGCCGCGCTCGAAGGCGGCAATCATGCGCTGCTGCAGCCGTCAGGATTGTCGGCGATCTCGAACGTGTACTTCGGCCTCGTCAAGGCCGGCGACGACGTGCTGATTCCCGACAACGTGTATTCGCCAAACCGCGACCACGGCGACTGGCTCGCGAAAGATTTCGGCATCACGGCGCGCTACTACGATCCGATGATCGGCGCGGGCATCGCCGATCTGATCCTGCCGAACACACGGCTGATCTGGATCGAGGCACCCGGTTCGGTGACGATGGAAGTGCCCGATGTGCCGGCCATTACCGCAGCCGCACGCGCACGCGGCGTCGTGACTGCGATCGACAACACGTGGTCGGCGGGGCTTGCGTTTCGCCCGTTCGATCACGGCGTCGACATCTCGGTGCAGGCGTTGACGAAGTATCAGTCGGGCGGTGCCGATGTGCTGATGGGCGCGACGATCACCGTCGATCGCGAGTTACATCTGAAGCTGAAACTTGCGCGCATGCGCATGGGTATCGGCGTGTCGGCCGACGACTGCTCGCTGGTCCTGCGCAGCCTGCCGAGCATGAAGGTGCGCTTCGAGCAGCACGACCGCACCGCGCTCGCGCTGGCGCAGTGGCTGAAGACGCGGCCGGAGATCGCCGCGGTGCTGCATCCCGCGCTACCCGACTGTCCGGGTCACGAATTCTACAAGCGCGATTTCAGCGGCGCAGGTGGGTTGTTCTCGGTGGTGTTCGATGAACGCTATAGCGCCGCGCAGATCGATACGTTCTGCGAGTCGCTTGAACTGTTTGCGATAGGCTGGAGCTGGGGTGCCGCGCAGAGTCTTGCGATGCCGTACGACATCGCCTCGATGCGCACCGAGGCGCAATGGCCGCATCGCGGCACGCTGGTGCGTTTCTTTATCGGTCTTGAGGAAGAGGCCGACCTGCGCGCGGATATCGAAGCGCGTCTCGTCGCGCTGACGTAG
- a CDS encoding DUF6013 family protein, with product MSPSFRLSAVAAISAACLACALVTISSSALAATPIKITSQAALDGPIRYTLKITSKQFGNAQDTRTIRSGQSDDYTWKTVPPGGPVAAPEACPDYASLPLDANGAMIRQIQVRLAPVVGADGTATVQLNFQAQTPRGTKSVTQAGKTLKCPNALMTSQIVRFTMPTSGSTKAVTLSDGTEIVLSAKR from the coding sequence ATGAGCCCGAGCTTCAGACTTTCCGCCGTTGCTGCTATTTCTGCCGCCTGCCTTGCCTGCGCGCTTGTCACGATTTCGTCTTCCGCGCTCGCGGCGACGCCGATCAAGATCACGTCCCAGGCCGCACTCGATGGCCCGATCCGCTACACGCTGAAGATCACCTCGAAGCAGTTCGGCAACGCGCAGGACACGCGCACGATCCGCTCGGGCCAGTCCGACGATTACACATGGAAGACCGTGCCGCCAGGCGGTCCGGTTGCCGCTCCCGAGGCCTGTCCCGACTACGCGTCGCTACCGCTCGATGCGAACGGCGCCATGATCCGGCAGATTCAGGTGCGCCTTGCGCCGGTCGTCGGTGCTGACGGTACCGCGACTGTCCAACTGAATTTTCAGGCGCAGACGCCGCGTGGCACGAAGAGCGTGACCCAGGCGGGCAAGACGCTGAAGTGTCCGAATGCGTTGATGACGAGTCAGATCGTCCGCTTCACGATGCCGACCAGTGGCAGCACCAAAGCGGTCACGCTCAGCGACGGCACGGAGATCGTGCTGTCGGCCAAACGCTAG
- the rimO gene encoding 30S ribosomal protein S12 methylthiotransferase RimO — protein sequence MKTHLESNPKPVSPPKVGFVSLGCPKALVDSEQIITQLRAEGYEISGTYDGADLVVVNTCGFIDEAVQESLDAIGEALTENGKVIVTGCLGAKKSASGSGLIEEVHPKVLAVTGPHALGEVMQAVHNHLPKPHDPFVDLVPAAGIKLTPRHYAYLKISEGCNHRCTFCIIPSMRGDLVSRPVAEVMLEAENLFRSGVKELLVISQDTSAYGVDVKYRTGFWNGRPLKTRMTDLVGALGELAAQYGAWVRLHYVYPYPSVDEVIPMMAEGPLKGHVLPYLDVPFQHAHPEVLKRMKRPANAEKVLERVRAWREICPDLTIRSTFIAGFPGETEAQFETLLDFIREAELDRVGCFAYSPVEGASANELDGALPDEVREARRARFMEVAEEVSAQRIARKVGKTLKVLVDELNAEGGVGRTAADAPEIDGVVYIEPAKKASKRYKVGDFVSVKITGADGHDLWGEV from the coding sequence TTGAAAACCCACCTGGAATCCAATCCCAAGCCCGTTTCCCCGCCGAAAGTGGGGTTCGTTAGCCTCGGGTGCCCCAAAGCCCTGGTCGACTCGGAGCAGATCATCACGCAGCTGCGCGCCGAAGGCTATGAAATTTCCGGTACCTACGACGGTGCCGATCTCGTCGTGGTCAACACCTGCGGCTTCATCGACGAAGCCGTGCAGGAAAGCCTCGATGCGATCGGCGAAGCGCTGACCGAGAACGGCAAGGTGATCGTGACCGGCTGCCTCGGCGCAAAAAAGAGCGCGAGCGGTTCGGGTCTGATCGAAGAAGTCCATCCGAAGGTGCTGGCCGTGACCGGCCCGCACGCGCTCGGCGAAGTGATGCAGGCAGTGCATAACCATCTGCCGAAGCCGCACGACCCGTTCGTCGATCTCGTGCCGGCCGCGGGCATCAAGCTCACGCCGCGCCACTATGCCTACCTCAAGATCTCCGAAGGCTGCAATCACCGCTGCACGTTCTGCATCATCCCGTCGATGCGCGGCGATCTCGTCTCGCGCCCGGTTGCCGAGGTGATGCTCGAAGCGGAGAACCTGTTCCGCTCGGGCGTGAAAGAACTGCTCGTCATCTCGCAGGACACGAGCGCATACGGCGTCGATGTGAAGTACCGCACCGGTTTCTGGAACGGCCGCCCGCTGAAGACGCGCATGACCGATCTGGTCGGTGCGCTCGGCGAACTCGCCGCGCAGTACGGTGCGTGGGTCCGTCTGCACTACGTATATCCGTATCCGAGCGTCGACGAAGTGATTCCGATGATGGCCGAAGGCCCGCTGAAGGGCCACGTGCTGCCGTATCTCGATGTGCCGTTCCAGCACGCGCATCCCGAGGTGCTCAAGCGCATGAAGCGTCCCGCGAACGCGGAAAAAGTGCTGGAGCGCGTGCGTGCGTGGCGCGAGATCTGCCCGGATCTGACTATCCGCAGCACGTTTATCGCTGGCTTTCCGGGCGAAACCGAAGCGCAGTTCGAGACGTTGCTCGACTTTATTCGCGAGGCCGAACTCGATCGCGTGGGATGCTTTGCCTATTCGCCGGTGGAAGGCGCGAGCGCGAACGAACTCGACGGTGCGTTGCCCGACGAGGTGCGTGAAGCGCGTCGCGCGCGCTTCATGGAAGTCGCAGAAGAAGTGTCGGCGCAGCGTATCGCCCGCAAGGTCGGCAAGACGTTGAAGGTACTCGTCGATGAGTTGAATGCAGAAGGCGGCGTGGGCCGGACCGCGGCCGATGCGCCGGAGATCGACGGCGTGGTGTATATCGAGCCGGCGAAGAAAGCATCGAAGCGCTACAAGGTCGGCGATTTCGTGTCGGTGAAGATCACCGGTGCGGATGGCCACGATCTGTGGGGCGAGGTCTAG
- a CDS encoding LysR family transcriptional regulator, translating to MALSPASHTERDRLDLLDVALFTRAALLANVSAAGREFGLSAAVASARIAQLERLLGARLLHRTTRRISLTQDGEVFMVQARTLLDAADAARASVGRAQAEPQGRLRVAMSSSFGRQHVSPVIPEFLRRHPGVSVDLRITDQLVDLVDAGIDVAIRLGALKDSSLVARRLAENRRVICCSPAYLAERGTPHHPSDLTEHECIVLSNQRDWGFVTPAGHLNVRVSGRLDVDNGEVIRDALLAGFGIALKSTWDVAPYLRSGELVAVLDSYPLAETVAIWAVYPSRAFVPPKTVAFIDFIAAHFGDPPYWDREPGA from the coding sequence ATGGCGCTTTCCCCTGCTTCCCACACCGAACGCGACCGGCTCGATCTGCTCGATGTCGCGTTGTTCACGCGTGCCGCGCTGCTTGCCAACGTATCGGCTGCGGGGCGGGAATTCGGGCTGTCGGCGGCAGTGGCCAGCGCGCGGATCGCCCAGCTCGAACGGCTGCTCGGCGCGCGGCTGCTGCATCGAACCACGCGCCGCATCAGTTTGACCCAAGACGGTGAAGTCTTCATGGTGCAGGCGCGGACGCTGCTCGATGCGGCCGACGCGGCGCGCGCATCGGTTGGACGGGCACAGGCCGAGCCGCAGGGGCGGCTGCGCGTCGCCATGTCGTCGTCGTTTGGGCGGCAACATGTGTCGCCGGTCATACCCGAGTTCCTGCGTCGTCATCCGGGCGTGAGCGTCGATCTGCGTATCACCGATCAGCTTGTCGATCTCGTCGACGCCGGCATCGATGTCGCGATCCGGCTCGGCGCGCTGAAGGATTCGTCGCTGGTTGCGCGCCGGCTCGCCGAGAACCGGCGTGTGATCTGCTGCTCGCCCGCGTATCTGGCCGAGCGCGGCACGCCGCATCATCCATCTGATCTCACCGAGCACGAATGCATCGTGTTGTCGAATCAGCGCGACTGGGGCTTCGTCACACCCGCGGGTCATCTCAATGTGCGCGTGAGCGGCCGCCTCGACGTCGACAACGGCGAAGTGATCCGCGACGCGCTGCTGGCAGGCTTCGGTATCGCGCTGAAATCGACCTGGGATGTCGCGCCCTACCTGCGCAGCGGCGAACTCGTCGCCGTGCTCGACAGCTATCCGCTCGCGGAAACCGTTGCGATCTGGGCCGTCTACCCGAGCCGCGCGTTCGTGCCGCCCAAGACCGTGGCATTCATCGATTTCATCGCCGCGCATTTCGGCGATCCGCCGTATTGGGATCGCGAGCCTGGCGCTTAG
- a CDS encoding ABC transporter permease translates to MMLQNLSLWDVGIAALLIVVNGALSVALKLDLERKLAWAALRTVVQLLAIGYVLGWVFSYDRWFVVLPLMALMTLIAGFAGAQRGPWTYVGQRADSIVSIWVSSWLVAAVGLFLVIRIRPWYEPQYAIPILGMILGNTLTGVSLGIERMIDELTARRDRVEMALALGATRWEAAQEPARQAVRAGMLPTLNQMAVVGIVSLPGMMTGQVLAGQSPLQAVRYQIVIMFLIAASSALGTVGAVLLTYRRVFSPEHRFLASRLVERSTSARR, encoded by the coding sequence ATGATGCTGCAGAACCTCAGTCTCTGGGATGTCGGGATCGCGGCGCTGCTGATCGTCGTGAACGGTGCGCTATCGGTGGCGCTGAAGCTCGATCTCGAACGCAAGCTCGCCTGGGCCGCATTACGCACTGTCGTGCAGTTGCTGGCGATCGGTTATGTACTCGGCTGGGTCTTCAGCTACGACCGCTGGTTCGTCGTGCTACCGCTGATGGCGCTGATGACGCTGATCGCCGGCTTCGCGGGCGCACAACGCGGTCCGTGGACCTACGTGGGTCAGCGTGCCGACAGCATCGTGTCGATCTGGGTCAGTTCGTGGCTGGTGGCAGCGGTTGGCCTCTTCCTCGTGATCCGGATTCGTCCGTGGTACGAGCCGCAATATGCGATTCCGATACTCGGCATGATTCTCGGCAATACGCTCACTGGGGTATCGCTGGGTATCGAGCGGATGATCGATGAACTGACCGCGCGGCGCGACCGCGTCGAGATGGCGCTCGCGCTCGGCGCGACGCGCTGGGAAGCGGCGCAGGAACCGGCACGCCAGGCCGTGCGTGCAGGCATGCTGCCCACGCTGAACCAGATGGCCGTTGTCGGCATCGTGAGCCTGCCCGGCATGATGACGGGCCAGGTGCTGGCCGGCCAGTCGCCGTTGCAGGCAGTCCGCTATCAGATCGTCATCATGTTTCTGATCGCGGCGTCGTCGGCGCTCGGCACCGTCGGTGCCGTGCTGCTCACATACCGGCGCGTGTTCTCGCCGGAGCATCGTTTTCTTGCTTCCCGGCTGGTGGAACGCAGCACGTCAGCGCGCCGTTGA